One segment of Radiobacillus kanasensis DNA contains the following:
- the mtnN gene encoding 5'-methylthioadenosine/S-adenosylhomocysteine nucleosidase, whose protein sequence is MTIGIIGAMDEEVDLLQKSMEETKTEKVAGNTFITGRLRGKHVVVLQSGIGKVNAAVATTILQERFNPSLVINTGSAGGFAPQLQVGDLVISSKVTHHDVDVTAFDYEYGQVPGMPAMYEADHSLVELAMEATKELASVQAVKGIIATGDSFMQDENKIEFVRSKFPNMIAAEMEAAAIAQVCFKYETPFVIVRALSDIAGKESSVSFDAFLETAATNAANLIMSMVSKL, encoded by the coding sequence GTGACAATTGGTATTATTGGAGCAATGGACGAAGAAGTAGATTTACTACAAAAAAGTATGGAAGAAACAAAAACAGAAAAAGTAGCAGGTAATACTTTTATCACAGGAAGATTAAGAGGGAAACATGTAGTTGTTCTTCAATCTGGAATTGGAAAAGTAAATGCAGCTGTAGCGACGACGATTTTACAGGAACGCTTTAATCCAAGCTTGGTCATTAACACTGGTTCAGCTGGAGGATTTGCCCCACAATTGCAAGTAGGTGATCTCGTTATTTCCTCTAAGGTTACGCACCATGATGTGGATGTAACAGCTTTTGATTATGAATATGGACAAGTACCAGGCATGCCAGCTATGTATGAAGCAGATCATAGTCTTGTTGAACTAGCGATGGAGGCAACGAAAGAGCTAGCATCCGTTCAAGCTGTAAAAGGAATCATTGCAACAGGTGATTCTTTTATGCAAGATGAAAATAAAATTGAATTCGTACGAAGTAAATTTCCAAATATGATTGCAGCCGAAATGGAAGCAGCAGCTATCGCTCAAGTTTGCTTCAAATATGAAACCCCATTTGTAATTGTACGCGCGCTTTCGGACATTGCTGGTAAAGAATCATCGGTTTCCTTTGACGCGTTCTTGGAGACAGCAGCAACGAATGCTGCGAACCTCATTATGAGCATGGTATCGAAGCTATAG
- a CDS encoding YrrS family protein, with amino-acid sequence MSDEYNAYTRADKFEKRRKNTKAITFLLSIGGILVIVLIGFIFFGGDDEKTAQDTEEPTTESNQTESEESASESADTESTESMDVTEEEDTDASSTGDTESSSDENNENIQVEEVSSNDDNVIKAYRGDWEPIGTQQEGEHVITFEQGTQDWKEMMDAVSLATGLNRNDMIQWWVSRAGDQSIEATVSNPSETEIYRVSVNWVDQQGWQPTLVEQLKENDQKHRFEEDSSTTEQQDSEQTEQTE; translated from the coding sequence ATGTCAGACGAGTATAATGCATATACAAGAGCAGACAAATTTGAAAAACGAAGAAAAAATACAAAAGCAATCACTTTCCTACTAAGTATCGGAGGAATCCTCGTAATTGTGTTAATCGGATTCATCTTTTTTGGTGGCGACGATGAGAAGACAGCGCAAGACACAGAGGAACCGACTACTGAGTCAAACCAGACCGAATCAGAAGAATCTGCTTCTGAATCTGCCGATACAGAATCTACAGAGTCAATGGATGTAACAGAAGAGGAAGACACGGATGCTTCTTCTACGGGTGATACGGAATCTTCTAGTGATGAAAATAACGAAAATATTCAAGTAGAAGAAGTGAGTTCGAACGATGACAATGTTATAAAAGCCTATCGAGGTGACTGGGAGCCGATTGGTACGCAGCAAGAAGGAGAACACGTTATAACCTTTGAACAAGGAACTCAAGACTGGAAGGAAATGATGGATGCAGTTAGTCTTGCTACAGGGCTTAATCGAAATGATATGATCCAATGGTGGGTTTCTCGAGCAGGAGACCAATCAATTGAAGCGACAGTTTCAAACCCTTCTGAAACCGAAATCTATCGCGTTTCCGTTAATTGGGTTGACCAACAAGGATGGCAGCCAACTCTAGTGGAACAATTAAAAGAGAATGACCAAAAACATCGTTTCGAAGAGGACTCTTCAACAACAGAACAACAAGATTCTGAACAAACGGAACAGACAGAATAG
- a CDS encoding peptidoglycan D,D-transpeptidase FtsI family protein, giving the protein MNYKRVIGFSFFLLIGFGVMLYRLADIQLLSTESFGPKNVNLLEESVEQRTTEINLSSGRGIFLDNEKNPLNQAIRKDIVLFPFLDQIKNQSILEDLPVQTYQLKQKIKDLKKPAYLSDLFSVTITDTLYNKVKSVKVPGIVAVERTVVQDPTDAQHLIGIVRKNKEEYFKRYPESEDKKDAKPLGISGLQATFDPFLQSENEQKILYHVDAQGAPMMGLNLRYVGEADPFYPTKVLTTIDMKKQKLSEEAIENYNMKMGGLVLLDIQSREVLAMVSRPSIDSDQPFEGDTIKNQMLTAHFPGSIFKTVTAAAALETDKVDLSRTFNCDRNLYGDGPSDRKLGKLSFTESFAQSCNRTFAQIANELVQQDRTILETYADKLGLLDPVGWQGRVFHFDDFKQFTNEEDGQVWGNEQDPYVNRAIAQTAIGQKEVKVTPLAIANMMATVADGGNKKEVKTVQKILYSNGTTMFDFPTHPMTENVLKPQTTKLLQGLMEQVVQSGTGQTFKGLEVSGKSGTAETGQDGKYHHWFAGYFPKDDPKYAMVVVDLYQSDEASTTYKVYKDVVASIMEGESS; this is encoded by the coding sequence ACCTGTTAGAAGAAAGCGTCGAACAGCGAACGACTGAAATAAATCTATCGAGTGGAAGAGGTATTTTCCTAGACAATGAGAAGAACCCCTTGAACCAAGCTATAAGAAAAGACATCGTCTTATTCCCTTTTCTTGATCAAATAAAGAACCAATCCATTCTAGAAGATTTGCCTGTTCAAACCTATCAATTAAAACAGAAAATAAAAGACTTAAAAAAACCAGCCTACTTATCGGATTTATTTTCAGTTACGATTACAGACACTTTGTACAATAAAGTAAAAAGTGTAAAAGTACCAGGCATTGTAGCTGTAGAAAGAACAGTAGTCCAAGATCCAACTGATGCGCAGCATCTGATTGGAATCGTTCGAAAGAATAAGGAGGAATATTTTAAACGATATCCAGAATCCGAAGATAAAAAAGATGCAAAACCATTAGGAATATCAGGTCTTCAAGCCACTTTTGATCCCTTTTTACAATCTGAAAACGAGCAAAAGATTTTGTACCATGTAGATGCACAGGGGGCGCCGATGATGGGGCTAAACCTAAGGTACGTCGGCGAGGCAGATCCCTTTTATCCAACAAAGGTGTTAACGACCATAGATATGAAAAAGCAAAAGCTAAGTGAGGAAGCAATCGAAAATTACAACATGAAAATGGGTGGACTGGTGCTCCTTGATATCCAATCTAGAGAGGTCCTTGCTATGGTTTCTCGTCCATCCATAGATAGTGACCAACCTTTTGAAGGAGATACGATAAAAAACCAAATGCTTACTGCCCATTTTCCTGGTTCTATCTTTAAAACGGTTACGGCAGCGGCAGCGTTAGAAACAGACAAGGTGGATTTATCACGGACATTTAATTGTGACCGGAATCTCTATGGGGATGGTCCATCTGATAGAAAATTGGGTAAACTATCCTTTACCGAAAGTTTTGCGCAGAGCTGCAACCGAACCTTTGCTCAAATAGCAAATGAGCTTGTTCAGCAAGATCGGACTATCCTTGAGACGTATGCGGATAAATTAGGGCTTTTGGATCCAGTTGGTTGGCAAGGACGTGTGTTTCACTTTGACGACTTTAAGCAATTTACCAATGAAGAAGATGGACAGGTGTGGGGAAACGAACAAGACCCATATGTGAACCGAGCTATTGCACAAACTGCTATCGGTCAGAAGGAAGTGAAGGTAACTCCACTAGCTATTGCCAATATGATGGCAACCGTAGCGGATGGAGGAAATAAAAAAGAAGTGAAGACTGTTCAAAAAATACTGTACAGTAATGGGACGACGATGTTCGACTTTCCTACCCATCCTATGACTGAAAATGTGTTGAAGCCTCAAACAACAAAGTTACTTCAAGGGTTAATGGAACAAGTTGTACAAAGTGGAACTGGCCAAACCTTTAAAGGGTTAGAAGTTTCAGGTAAATCTGGCACAGCAGAAACAGGCCAAGATGGTAAATATCATCATTGGTTTGCAGGCTATTTTCCAAAGGATGATCCGAAGTATGCTATGGTAGTTGTTGATTTATACCAGTCAGATGAGGCTTCGACTACGTATAAAGTATATAAAGATGTCGTAGCTAGTATCATGGAGGGAGAGTCGTCTTAA